The region TGTAATTTGATACGTGCTTCCATTAGCTTTTTATGCACCGACATTTTGTTTCTCCTTATCTACTGATTCAAGTAATGCAAAAAATTCTTCATCTGACATGGCTAACAACGATTCAAGTTTATTCTCGAGAAATTCCTGTTGCTCAAGTTGCTGTTGCTGCCACATTGAATTATCGTCTCTCACAGTGCATCTCTCCTGTCATAGTCGTCCTCAGCTACTTTTTGCGCTAAATCCTCCCAATAATCTTTAATAACCTTACGGATATATTCAGAAGCATTAACCTGTGCTGAGTTATTATTTGGCAGATTTTCAGCAGACTGAATATAAGAACCAAGCATAATTGCTTGATGTGTCACCATCTCAGCAATAGCCTCTTGTACATTCTCTGGCAAGAAAGGATTGTATTCCGCAGCCAGCAATTCATTTTTACGATCTTCTATCCAGTCGTATCGTTTTTCAGATTCGACTTCTTTAGCCATGTATCTGTCTAAATCTTCATTGAATGCGATTCGTTCTGAGTTAGTAAAGTTTGGCATTTCAGTCTCCAATTAAGTTAATCAAGGTAACTCATTATAGGATAACTAATCCTTTAAATCAAGATTTATTTCATTCTATTTTAAATAATGCTATAATCTTTTCATGGATAAGAAAGAAGCAATCGAAAAATTCGGATCAACCCGTAAACTTGCTGAGGCACTAGGGATTAGTGTCCAAGCGATTTACCAATGGCCGGATAAACTAACACGATCAATTGCAGATAGGGTAGAGCTTGCCTATCTGAAGCGTTTAACTGTCTCCGATAGTTAATACAGCAGGCCGATGCGCTTTAGCGTAGTCTGAATCGGCTTTTACGCTCCACAAGCATCAAGAATAAACTACCTTGCAAGTATGTTAGGGTAGTTCCTTGTTGATGTTTTGAAGGTTGGGTAACTGACCAATTTACAGCCCCTTAATCGGGGTTTTTTTATTGCTAAGTTTAGATAAGTTTGTTATAGTTGCACTTGCAAGCAATTGCCCTGACGTGAGAATCAGGAGAAATAGCTGGGATGGATTCTCTTGCCGCATGGCTTTTATTCTGTCCCGTTTTTAGACCGCAATGGTTGCCCCAGCTCCGGACTCTCACCGGAATAGAGGCCAGCCGACAGGAGAATCCATTAAATGTTAAGCCCTCGTTTCGCTCAAGCATACGCAATATCTAAAGCAATACCTCACGCAAAAAACAAACGCCTAGCTATCTTGGCATGGTGCAAATCAGTCAAGAAGGCGATTGGCTGATATGCACTATTTTCAATTTAACATAGGCGATTATAAGTCGCATACCAGCCATTTAACCCCTATGGAAGATTTGGCATATAGGCGGTTACTAGATTGGTATTATCTGCATGAGAAACCAATATCATTAAACCCTTCACAAGCAGCCAGATTAATTATACTTCCAGACAACACAAAGGAAGTTGAGCAGGTATTGCAAGAGTTTTTTACACGCACAGAAGATGGGTGGATAAATAAACGCGCAGATAAAGAAATTTCTGTTTATCAAGGGTTTATTAACTCTGGAAAGAAAGGGGCCGCTATAAGGTGGGGTAAGGGTGACAATAGCCCCCCTATTACCCCCCCTAATCAGGGGCTAATAGCAAACACTAACCATGAACCACTAACAACTAACCAAGAACCATTAACCAATAGAAAAGCTCTTGTTGCTGACGCAACGAAAGATTGTCCTCATGAGCAGATTATTTCTGCTTATCACGAAATACTCCCAGAGATGCCGCAAGTAAAAGTTTTAACTGAAAAGCGGAAATCCTCTTTAAAGGCTAGGTGGCGGGAAGACGAAAAGCGTCAAGATTTAGAATTCTGGAATCGGTTTTTTAATTATGTTAGGACAAGCGATTTTTTAATGGGGAAAACTCCAAGCGGATGGCAGGCTGATTTTGAATGGCTGGTAAACAGCTCAAACTTTGTAAAAGTTATAGAGGGAAAATATGACAACCGTAAACCTTGAAGCGGAACAAAGTGTATTAGGGGCTTTGCTGATAGATGTAAACGTCTGGGATAGAATTCAGGAAAGCATTGAAGAAAAGGATTTTTGCAATCCTGAGCATCAGTTGATATTCAGACATATTAAGCGCATGGCTGATACCGCTGGCTCAATTGACGTTCTAACAATCGCTGAGTCAATCGAAAGCACGGGGAAATTAGCTCTAATTGGAGGATTGCCTTATCTTGGAAGTTTGGCAACATCAGTAAACTCGACAAAGAACGTAATCTTATATGCTGACATAGTTAGAAAAAACCGCAAAGAGAGAGACTTTCAATCCGTAATTGCAGAACTGCAAGAATCAAGCGGTAATTTTAGCGAAAAGGTAAAAAATGCAATAGATATTCTAACTTCACTGGCAGACGACAAGAAGGATACCGTTGTGAGCTTGCGTGAAGCATCACAGAAGGCTTTAACAACTCTAGACAATAGATTCACCAATGGAGGAGATATTCACGGCCTCAAAACGCTTCTAAACGGTTTTGATGCTAAAACAGGAGGATTGCAGAAAGGAGATTTAATTATCATCGCTGGACGGCCTTCTATGGGTAAAACTGCATTTGCTACGAATATCGCTGAAAACGTAGCTGTAACCCAAAATCTGCCCGTTTTAATGTTTAGCCTTGAAATGTCAGACGAGCAATTGGCAACACGGGCAATGGCAAGCGTAGGAAAAATCAGCTTAAACACAATGCGGAGCGCAAAGATTCAGGATGATGACTGGGAGAAGTTAACTAATGTGACCAAT is a window of Elusimicrobiota bacterium DNA encoding:
- the dnaB gene encoding replicative DNA helicase, coding for MTTVNLEAEQSVLGALLIDVNVWDRIQESIEEKDFCNPEHQLIFRHIKRMADTAGSIDVLTIAESIESTGKLALIGGLPYLGSLATSVNSTKNVILYADIVRKNRKERDFQSVIAELQESSGNFSEKVKNAIDILTSLADDKKDTVVSLREASQKALTTLDNRFTNGGDIHGLKTLLNGFDAKTGGLQKGDLIIIAGRPSMGKTAFATNIAENVAVTQNLPVLMFSLEMSDEQLATRAMASVGKISLNTMRSAKIQDDDWEKLTNVTNKFFDAPFFIDPNPMMTASQMHLRAKKIKRQHGLSLVVIDYLQLMTEGGDTRNNELSTITRKLKMMAKDLDCPVICLSQLSRKVEERADKRPMMSDLRDSGAIEQDADLIVMMYRDEYYNKDSPNKGTAEAIISKQRMGETGAVRLTFQGEYSRFKDFVGDWRDQPKKQTGRGMGDY
- a CDS encoding YdaU family protein, translated to MHYFQFNIGDYKSHTSHLTPMEDLAYRRLLDWYYLHEKPISLNPSQAARLIILPDNTKEVEQVLQEFFTRTEDGWINKRADKEISVYQGFINSGKKGAAIRWGKGDNSPPITPPNQGLIANTNHEPLTTNQEPLTNRKALVADATKDCPHEQIISAYHEILPEMPQVKVLTEKRKSSLKARWREDEKRQDLEFWNRFFNYVRTSDFLMGKTPSGWQADFEWLVNSSNFVKVIEGKYDNRKP